A stretch of the Lactuca sativa cultivar Salinas chromosome 9, Lsat_Salinas_v11, whole genome shotgun sequence genome encodes the following:
- the LOC111921203 gene encoding uncharacterized protein LOC111921203 isoform X2, with protein sequence MDLLQTYKDTDADDQRMSDQSSPDSSPPRLTIIPKSAAPKVDDTMLSLTVADAIANKSLTKPLDPTQHVVAFNPTYDQLWAPIEGPAHPYAKDGLAQGMRNHKLGFVENAAIEPFTFDEQYNTFYKYGYAADPSASAGYNYVGDLNALKQNDGISVYNIPQHEQKKRKLEKKKEALEKEGGDEDEVDKEEVENPATDAWLLKNRKSPWAGKKEGLQGELSEEQKKYAEDYAKKKGEEGDKNKDKGEGMSDKSTFHGKEEKDYQGRSWIAPPKDAKATNDHCYIPKRLVHTWSGHTKGVSAIRFFPKNGHLILSAGMDSKVKIWDVFNSGKCMRTYMGHSKAVRDISFCNDGSKFLTAGYDKNIKYWDTETGQVISTFSTGKIPYVVKLNPDDDKQNILLAGMSDKKIVQWDINTGQITQEYDQHLGAVNTITFVDNNRRFVTSSDDKSLRVWEFGIPVVIKYISEPHMHSMPSISLHPNGNWLAAQSLDNQILIYSTRERFQLNKKKRFAGHIVAGYACQVNFSPDGRFVMSGDGEGKCWFWDWKSCKVFRTLKCHNGVCIGAQWHPLEQSKVATCGWDGLIKYW encoded by the coding sequence ATGGATCTGTTGCAGACATACAAGGACACTGATGCGGACGATCAACGGATGTCTGATCAGTCGTCACCGGACTCATCTCCTCCACGTCTGACTATCATTCCCAAATCCGCAGCCCCGAAAGTAGACGACACCATGCTTTCTCTCACCGTCGCCGACGCCATCGCCAACAAATCCCTAACCAAGCCTCTTGACCCGACGCAACATGTCGTTGCCTTCAACCCTACCTACGATCAACTATGGGCTCCAATCGAAGGCCCTGCACATCCTTACGCAAAAGACGGCCTCGCTCAAGGTATGCGTAATCATAAATTAGGGTTTGTTGAAAACGCAGCGATTGAGCCCTTTACATTTGACGAGCAATATAATACTTTTTATAAATACGGTTATGCTGCTGATCCCTCGGCCTCGGCTGGGTATAATTACGTTGGGGATTTGAATGCTTTGAAGCAAAACGATGGGATTTCGGTTTATAACATACCACAACACGAGCAGAAAAAGAGGAAGCTTGAGAAAAAgaaggaagctttagagaaagaAGGAGGTGACGAAGATGAGGTTGATAAGGAAGAGGTCGAAAACCCTGCAACTGATGCTTGGTTGCTGAAGAATAGAAAAAGTCCCTGGGCTGGGAAGAAGGAAGGATTGCAGGGTGAATTGAGTGAAGAACAAAAGAAGTACGCTGAAGATTATGCCAAAAAGAAAGGCGAGGAAGGAGATAAGAACAAAGACAAAGGTGAGGGTATGTCAGATAAGAGTACATTTCATGGAAAAGAAGAGAAGGATTATCAAGGCAGATCATGGATTGCACCTCCAAAGGATGCCAAAGCTACAAATGATCATTGTTATATACCAAAAAGATTGGTGCATACTTGGAGTGGACACACAAAAGGTGTTTCAGCTATTCGATTCTTCCCTAAGAATGGACACTTGATTTTGTCAGCTGGAATGGATAGCAAGGTGAAGATTTGGGACGTTTTCAATTCAGGAAAGTGTATGAGGACTTACATGGGGCACTCTAAAGCAGTTCGTGACATATCCTTTTGTAATGATGGGTCTAAGTTTCTAACTGCTGGATATGATAAGAACATCAAGTATTGGGATACTGAAACAGGGCAAGTGATATCCACTTTTTCAACAGGGAAAATACCATATGTGGTTAAGCTAAATCCAGATGATGATAAACAGAATATTCTTTTAGCGGGTATGAGTGATAAAAAGATTGTTCAATGGGACATTAATACAGGGCAAATTACTCAAGAGTATGATCAACATCTAGGTGCAGTGAATACAATAACATTTGTTGACAACAACAGAAGATTTGTGACTTCTAGTGATGATAAATCTCTTCGTGTATGGGAATTTGGTATTCCTGTTGTGATAAAGTACATAAGTGAACCTCACATGCACTCTATGCCATCGATTTCACTTCATCCAAATGGGAATTGGTTAGCTGCACAGAGTTTGGATAATCAGATTCTGATATATAGCACAAGGGAGAGGTTTCAGCTGAATAAGAAGAAGAGATTTGCAGGACATATTGTAGCTGGATATGCTTGTCAAGTGAATTTTTCACCAGATGGAAGATTTGTGATGTCGGGTGATGGTGAAGGTAAATGCTGGTTTTGGGATTGGAAAAGTTGTAAAGTTTTTAGAACTTTGAAGTGTCATAATGGAGTTTGCATTGGGGCCCAGTGGCATCCATTGGAACAAAGTAAAGTTGCTACGTGTGGATGGGATGGATTAATCAAATACTGGTAA
- the LOC111921203 gene encoding uncharacterized protein LOC111921203 isoform X1 — MDLLQTYKDTDADDQRMSDQSSPDSSPPRLTIIPKSAAPKVDDTMLSLTVADAIANKSLTKPLDPTQHVVAFNPTYDQLWAPIEGPAHPYAKDGLAQGMRNHKLGFVENAAIEPFTFDEQYNTFYKYGYAADPSASAGYNYVGDLNALKQNDGISVYNIPQHEQKKRKLEKKKEALEKEGGDEDEVDKEEVENPATDAWLLKNRKSPWAGKKEGLQGELSEEQKKYAEDYAKKKGEEGDKNKDKGEGMSDKSTFHGKEEKDYQGRSWIAPPKDAKATNDHCYIPKRLVHTWSGHTKGVSAIRFFPKNGHLILSAGMDSKVKIWDVFNSGKCMRTYMGHSKAVRDISFCNDGSKFLTAGYDKNIKYWDTETGQVISTFSTGKIPYVVKLNPDDDKQNILLAGMSDKKIVQWDINTGQITQEYDQHLGAVNTITFVDNNRRFVTSSDDKSLRVWEFGIPVVIKYISEPHMHSMPSISLHPNGNWLAAQSLDNQILIYSTRERFQLNKKKRFAGHIVAGYACQVNFSPDGRFVMSGDGEGKCWFWDWKSCKVFRTLKCHNGVCIGAQWHPLEQSKVATCGWDGLIKYWD; from the exons ATGGATCTGTTGCAGACATACAAGGACACTGATGCGGACGATCAACGGATGTCTGATCAGTCGTCACCGGACTCATCTCCTCCACGTCTGACTATCATTCCCAAATCCGCAGCCCCGAAAGTAGACGACACCATGCTTTCTCTCACCGTCGCCGACGCCATCGCCAACAAATCCCTAACCAAGCCTCTTGACCCGACGCAACATGTCGTTGCCTTCAACCCTACCTACGATCAACTATGGGCTCCAATCGAAGGCCCTGCACATCCTTACGCAAAAGACGGCCTCGCTCAAGGTATGCGTAATCATAAATTAGGGTTTGTTGAAAACGCAGCGATTGAGCCCTTTACATTTGACGAGCAATATAATACTTTTTATAAATACGGTTATGCTGCTGATCCCTCGGCCTCGGCTGGGTATAATTACGTTGGGGATTTGAATGCTTTGAAGCAAAACGATGGGATTTCGGTTTATAACATACCACAACACGAGCAGAAAAAGAGGAAGCTTGAGAAAAAgaaggaagctttagagaaagaAGGAGGTGACGAAGATGAGGTTGATAAGGAAGAGGTCGAAAACCCTGCAACTGATGCTTGGTTGCTGAAGAATAGAAAAAGTCCCTGGGCTGGGAAGAAGGAAGGATTGCAGGGTGAATTGAGTGAAGAACAAAAGAAGTACGCTGAAGATTATGCCAAAAAGAAAGGCGAGGAAGGAGATAAGAACAAAGACAAAGGTGAGGGTATGTCAGATAAGAGTACATTTCATGGAAAAGAAGAGAAGGATTATCAAGGCAGATCATGGATTGCACCTCCAAAGGATGCCAAAGCTACAAATGATCATTGTTATATACCAAAAAGATTGGTGCATACTTGGAGTGGACACACAAAAGGTGTTTCAGCTATTCGATTCTTCCCTAAGAATGGACACTTGATTTTGTCAGCTGGAATGGATAGCAAGGTGAAGATTTGGGACGTTTTCAATTCAGGAAAGTGTATGAGGACTTACATGGGGCACTCTAAAGCAGTTCGTGACATATCCTTTTGTAATGATGGGTCTAAGTTTCTAACTGCTGGATATGATAAGAACATCAAGTATTGGGATACTGAAACAGGGCAAGTGATATCCACTTTTTCAACAGGGAAAATACCATATGTGGTTAAGCTAAATCCAGATGATGATAAACAGAATATTCTTTTAGCGGGTATGAGTGATAAAAAGATTGTTCAATGGGACATTAATACAGGGCAAATTACTCAAGAGTATGATCAACATCTAGGTGCAGTGAATACAATAACATTTGTTGACAACAACAGAAGATTTGTGACTTCTAGTGATGATAAATCTCTTCGTGTATGGGAATTTGGTATTCCTGTTGTGATAAAGTACATAAGTGAACCTCACATGCACTCTATGCCATCGATTTCACTTCATCCAAATGGGAATTGGTTAGCTGCACAGAGTTTGGATAATCAGATTCTGATATATAGCACAAGGGAGAGGTTTCAGCTGAATAAGAAGAAGAGATTTGCAGGACATATTGTAGCTGGATATGCTTGTCAAGTGAATTTTTCACCAGATGGAAGATTTGTGATGTCGGGTGATGGTGAAGGTAAATGCTGGTTTTGGGATTGGAAAAGTTGTAAAGTTTTTAGAACTTTGAAGTGTCATAATGGAGTTTGCATTGGGGCCCAGTGGCATCCATTGGAACAAAGTAAAGTTGCTACGTGTGGATGGGATGGATTAATCAAATACTG GGATTAA